Proteins found in one Ptychodera flava strain L36383 chromosome 16, AS_Pfla_20210202, whole genome shotgun sequence genomic segment:
- the LOC139152820 gene encoding TOG array regulator of axonemal microtubules protein 1-like, with the protein MASTVAKFAIYNINNEDFLSSRNISESMEEDVVLEQLSDDRFQQRSDILDYLRTEVRKHGGRIQFQNMSALFRGLSRALADSNWTVRHQCVQLISEMIAGLEDELDSCMSTVLPKLVSNIGDSKVALRKAVIQTLHLYMKHSSDVQNVFHAIVEHGLESPDPKVRAETTINFPLLLTAEFAKQDLFTITQALAKRLHGNTENEENKIAIISLERIRSLVGNEVFDGYVQRLSKPTKQVYLQLTEREENGYDGHVDVNLNSSKGVLGSGTPWKHGHSRDIDNVGKNLEFGIIPKHTMDQLLDQNDLRVRAQGIEELREIVNDLPELTPLLPHILAFISFLCNLLDDVNFKVTTVTLDIFGKLVLKLGQGVKPYLKSLMTALTKRLGDNQIVIRQANMKVLMHLMQLLTPKPILNLLTDSLQHRNSRVREEALNVVIASLLTFPSYDFDLGQLCQTIAHTLVDPKRKVRQASLEAFAVLAQAMGPGRLQPLVSAVDSVELSMEGDGVMAAVQARLARRQLPRLNKDGLVEYSIPLPASATTRGSPPSADIEWIMAAAGGGTSSARERTHSEQNRELSQPTSARSSSGHHETIGPTPAPRRYHSAGKNRKKLPWEELPNEDDGVELEKLENSNQRNHPNSAPSHKRPNEDKPPLKARHTWSEVDDNIEIKPFRYPKGSSGSRDQSPDSGSGAGGSYRQIHLTN; encoded by the coding sequence ATGGCGAGTACGGTTGCCAAGTTTGCGATATACAACATCAATAATGAAGATTTCTTGAGCTCAAGAAACATTTCAGAAAGTATGGAAGAAGATGTTGTTTTGGAGCAACTTTCTGATGACAGATTTCAACAAAGGTCGGACATTCTTGATTACCTTAGAACGGAAGTTCGTAAACATGGCGGTAGGatacaatttcaaaacatgtCGGCGTTGTTCAGGGGTCTGTCAAGAGCTCTTGCGGACTCGAACTGGACCGTTCGGCACCAATGTGTCCAACTTATATCGGAGATGATAGCAGGACTCGAAGACGAGCTTGACTCTTGCATGTCAACAGTCCTTCCAAAATTGGTATCCAATATCGGCGACAGCAAAGTAGCTCTTCGCAAAGCTGTCATCCAAACgttacacctgtacatgaaacattCGTCAGATGTGCAGAATGTTTTCCATGCTATAGTGGAACATGGGCTAGAGAGCCCAGATCCGAAAGTTAGAGCAGAAACAACCATCAATTTCCCATTGTTGCTGACCGCTGAATTCGCTAAACAAGACTTATTTACAATTACCCAAGCTCTAGCGAAAAGACTGCACGGAAATAcggaaaatgaagaaaacaagaTAGCAATCATATCGCTTGAGAGAATCCGTTCTCTCGTCGGAAATGAAGTGTTCGATGGTTACGTGCAAAGGCTGTCAAAGCCCACCAAACAGGTCTACTTACAGCTGACCGAAAGGGAAGAAAATGGCTACGACGGACACGTAGACGTCAACCTAAACAGCAGTAAAGGTGTCTTAGGTAGTGGCACCCCATGGAAACATGGACATAGTCGTGATATTGACAATGTTGGGAAGAATCTAGAGTTTGGTATCATACCGAAACACACAATGGATCAGCTACTGGATCAAAATGATTTACGTGTTAGAGCTCAAGGCATTGAAGAATTGCGTGAAATTGTGAATGACCTGCCCGAATTGACCCCACTCCTTCCACATATACTGGCATTCATCAGTTTTCTTTGCAATTTACTGGATGACGTGAACTTCAAAGTTACCACTGTAACATTGGATATATTTGGTAAACTTGTTTTGAAATTAGGACAGGGGGTAAAACCATACCTAAAGTCTTTGATGACTGCCCTTACCAAACGACTCGGTGACAACCAAATTGTCATACGCCAGGCCAACATGAAAGTTCTGATGCACTTGATGCAACTACTTACACCTAAACCTATCCTAAATCTATTGACTGATAGTTTGCAACATCGAAACTCAAGAGTTCGGGAGGAAGCCCTGAATGTTGTCATAGCATCATTGTTGACATTTCCTAGCTATGACTTCGATCTCGGACAGTTATGTCAAACCATTGCACACACATTGGTAGATCCCAAAAGGAAAGTCCGACAAGCCTCCTTGGAAGCATTCGCCGTCCTAGCCCAAGCAATGGGTCCGGGCAGGCTTCAGCCCCTTGTATCTGCTGTTGATAGTGTGGAACTCAGCATGGAAGGTGATGGGGTTATGGCAGCCGTGCAGGCACGGCTTGCTAGACGACAACTCCCAAGACTGAACAAAGATGGTCTTGTTGAATACTCTATTCCGCTACCAGCATCTGCAACTACAAGAGGGTCTCCCCCAAGTGCCGACATCGAGTGGATTATGGCAGCTGCCGGCGGTGGAACAAGCAGTGCCAGGGAGAGGACCCACAGTGAACAGAACAGAGAACTGTCTCAGCCCACATCTGCGAGGTCTTCATCAGGACACCATGAAACTATCGGTCCCACTCCAGCTCCACGGCGATACCACAGTGCAGGGAAGAATAGGAAGAAATTGCCATGGGAGGAACTCCCAAATGAAGACGATGGTGTAGAATTGGAGAAATTAGAGAACTCAAATCAAAGAAACCACCCCAATAGTGCACCATCTCAT